In Nocardia yunnanensis, one DNA window encodes the following:
- a CDS encoding flavin-containing monooxygenase has protein sequence MSGNNGSDAARISSREQPQHEVVVIGAGIGGICAGVKLQEIGVDDFLIVDRVGGLGGTWYSHSYPDAGCDIPSTTYQFSFARKPDWDRLFAKRDQILEYLREVAADYDLPRRMRFDTTIVREEWDEDHALWRLHVDTGEVITARFVISAVGAYINPKTKPNIPGLDTYTGVSMHPAHWNHDYDFTGKRVGIIGVGASTMQIAPKLAAQVERLDIYQRTPQVYLPKPDFALKPWMQKLLALPGGSAVANGLAQTVVDLMLRVAIYTPAPLWRVGARIIDFAGRHAYARWVRYKVKDKEIREQLRPDFGIVCIRGGAGGDYLPTLNRDNVELVTAGIAEITPTGIRSADGVEREIDALVVSTGYEVFSDPESYKPGTVIGRDGFDLGVFYNTEELKAYYSTSVAGIPNRFIMIGPYSWTGTAFHYFVENAMRHIATVIDETRRRGSTIVEVRPEAQERFHQDMLRSGRNLSYYLETRCEGSNSYFVNSQGKSPYIRPWSLWKTYRKAVRFDREDYSYRSPAEIDAPAKSVPAQLTEA, from the coding sequence ATGAGTGGCAACAACGGATCGGACGCCGCGCGCATCAGCTCGCGCGAACAGCCGCAACACGAGGTCGTGGTCATCGGCGCGGGCATCGGCGGTATCTGCGCCGGGGTCAAGCTGCAGGAGATCGGCGTCGACGATTTCCTGATCGTCGATCGCGTCGGCGGTCTCGGCGGCACCTGGTATAGCCACAGCTATCCCGATGCGGGCTGCGATATCCCCAGCACCACCTACCAGTTCTCCTTCGCGCGCAAACCCGACTGGGACCGCCTGTTCGCCAAGCGCGACCAGATTCTCGAGTACCTGCGCGAAGTCGCCGCCGACTACGACCTGCCGCGACGAATGCGCTTCGACACCACCATCGTTCGCGAGGAGTGGGACGAGGACCACGCGCTGTGGCGGCTGCACGTCGACACCGGAGAAGTCATAACCGCGCGGTTCGTGATAAGCGCCGTCGGCGCATACATCAACCCGAAGACCAAACCGAACATCCCCGGATTGGATACCTACACCGGTGTTTCCATGCATCCGGCGCACTGGAATCACGACTACGACTTCACCGGCAAGCGGGTCGGCATCATCGGGGTCGGGGCGAGCACCATGCAGATCGCGCCCAAACTGGCCGCACAGGTCGAGCGGCTCGACATCTACCAGCGCACACCGCAGGTGTACCTGCCGAAACCGGACTTCGCGCTGAAGCCATGGATGCAGAAGCTGCTGGCACTACCCGGCGGATCGGCGGTCGCCAACGGACTCGCCCAGACCGTAGTCGACCTGATGCTGCGCGTCGCGATCTACACCCCCGCACCGCTGTGGCGGGTCGGCGCCCGGATCATCGACTTCGCCGGCCGCCACGCCTACGCGCGCTGGGTGCGATACAAGGTGAAGGACAAGGAGATTCGCGAGCAGCTACGCCCCGACTTCGGCATCGTGTGCATTCGCGGCGGCGCGGGCGGCGACTACCTGCCCACCCTCAACCGCGACAATGTCGAGCTCGTCACCGCCGGAATCGCCGAGATCACCCCGACCGGAATCCGCAGCGCCGACGGTGTCGAACGCGAGATCGACGCCCTGGTGGTGTCCACCGGCTACGAGGTCTTCTCGGACCCCGAAAGCTACAAGCCCGGAACCGTCATCGGCCGTGACGGATTCGACCTCGGCGTCTTCTACAACACCGAGGAGCTCAAGGCCTACTACAGCACCTCGGTGGCCGGAATCCCGAACCGCTTCATCATGATCGGCCCGTACTCCTGGACCGGCACCGCGTTCCACTACTTCGTGGAGAACGCCATGCGCCACATCGCCACCGTGATAGACGAGACCCGTCGCCGCGGGTCCACCATCGTGGAGGTACGGCCGGAGGCCCAGGAGCGCTTCCACCAAGACATGCTCCGCAGCGGCCGAAACCTGTCCTACTACCTGGAAACCCGCTGCGAGGGCTCCAACAGCTACTTCGTCAACTCACAGGGCAAATCCCCGTACATCCGGCCCTGGTCACTGTGGAAGACCTACCGCAAGGCCGTTCGCTTCGACCGCGAGGACTACAGCTACCGCAGTCCCGCCGAAATCGACGCCCCCGCGAAATCGGTCCCAGCCCAGCTCACCGAGGCGTGA